In Acidaminococcus fermentans DSM 20731, one genomic interval encodes:
- a CDS encoding aldo/keto reductase yields MEYTTLANGVKAPLLGLGTFQLSLKDTERSVYEAIRCGYLMIDTANGYLNETAVGKAITRAIGEGLVKREDLFISTKLWPTVYESKNAVTDTLDRLGLDYVDLLFIHQPAGNFVAGYQNIERAYKEGKARALGISNFHDAKLEKLLAAAEIKPHVIQLETHPYFAHHAQMDRLKEYGTKLMGWYPLGHGDAGLIHESVFGKLAEKYGKSPVQAILRWAVQMDVLTIPGSKNPDHVRSNFDIFDFALTEADMQEIAKLDGTKRYYTASDALEEQYAQMHLPFER; encoded by the coding sequence ATGGAATACACAACGTTAGCGAACGGCGTCAAGGCGCCTCTCCTGGGGCTGGGCACGTTCCAGCTGAGCCTTAAAGATACGGAACGCTCCGTTTATGAAGCCATCCGCTGCGGATATCTCATGATCGATACTGCCAACGGCTATCTGAATGAAACGGCGGTGGGCAAGGCCATTACCCGGGCCATCGGGGAAGGTCTGGTGAAACGGGAAGATCTGTTCATTTCCACCAAACTGTGGCCTACGGTTTATGAAAGCAAGAACGCCGTCACCGATACCCTGGACCGGTTGGGACTGGATTATGTGGATCTGCTGTTCATCCACCAGCCGGCAGGCAATTTCGTGGCGGGCTATCAGAACATCGAACGGGCGTACAAAGAAGGGAAAGCCCGGGCTCTGGGCATTTCCAACTTCCACGATGCCAAACTGGAAAAACTGCTGGCAGCGGCAGAAATCAAGCCCCATGTAATCCAGCTGGAAACCCATCCGTACTTCGCCCATCACGCGCAGATGGACCGGCTGAAGGAATATGGCACGAAGCTCATGGGCTGGTATCCCCTGGGCCATGGGGACGCGGGGCTGATCCATGAATCGGTATTCGGGAAGCTGGCGGAAAAATATGGCAAGAGCCCTGTCCAGGCCATCCTGCGCTGGGCGGTGCAGATGGATGTGCTGACCATTCCCGGTTCTAAAAATCCGGACCATGTACGGTCCAACTTCGACATCTTTGATTTTGCCCTGACGGAGGCAGACATGCAGGAAATCGCCAAACTGGATGGTACGAAACGGTATTATACGGCCAGTGATGCCCTGGAAGAGCAGTATGCCCAGATGCATCTGCCCTTTGAGAGATAA
- a CDS encoding iron-containing alcohol dehydrogenase, protein MLGNFTYCNPTKLYFGKDALQNLPAELAKYGKKVVLVYGSGSIKKNGIYDAVTKILAEAGKDVAEIAGVMSNPTIHKLREGIAIARKHGADFILAVGGGSVIDYSKALSVSVNCDEDPWEKYFVRFEEPTCETIPVGTVLTMVGTGSEMNAGAVITYPEKKLKMGKVFADEKIMPRFSILNPVYTMTLPKYQMVAGIYDIFNHICEQYFSGTDDNTSDYLAEGLMRNVVEASRTAVKNPQDYEARSNLMWDATWALNTLIAKGKSTDWMVHMLGQAAGGVTNATHGMTLAAVSLPYYRFILKDGLPKFVRFAKVVWDVRPEGKTDEEIAKEGLEKMEDWMQQLGLVLHLKDLGATEDMLDDLVNGTLILTGGYRVLTKEEIREIFRRAM, encoded by the coding sequence ATGTTAGGAAATTTCACCTACTGCAACCCTACGAAACTGTACTTCGGTAAGGATGCCCTGCAGAACCTGCCGGCTGAACTGGCCAAGTATGGCAAGAAGGTGGTCCTGGTCTACGGGAGCGGTTCCATCAAAAAGAACGGCATCTATGATGCGGTGACGAAGATTTTGGCGGAAGCCGGCAAGGACGTGGCCGAAATCGCCGGCGTTATGTCCAACCCCACCATCCACAAGCTGCGGGAAGGCATCGCCATTGCCCGGAAGCACGGCGCTGATTTCATCCTGGCCGTGGGCGGCGGTTCCGTCATCGACTATTCCAAGGCTCTGTCCGTTTCTGTGAACTGCGACGAAGACCCCTGGGAAAAATATTTCGTGAGATTTGAAGAACCCACCTGCGAGACCATTCCTGTGGGCACGGTGCTGACCATGGTGGGGACCGGCTCGGAAATGAATGCCGGGGCCGTCATCACCTATCCGGAAAAGAAGCTGAAGATGGGCAAGGTATTCGCCGATGAAAAAATCATGCCCCGGTTCTCCATCCTGAACCCGGTCTATACCATGACCCTGCCCAAGTACCAGATGGTGGCCGGTATCTATGACATCTTCAACCATATCTGCGAGCAGTATTTCTCCGGCACGGATGACAACACCAGCGATTACCTGGCCGAAGGCCTCATGCGCAATGTGGTGGAAGCCAGCCGGACTGCCGTCAAGAATCCCCAGGATTACGAAGCCCGGTCCAACCTGATGTGGGATGCCACCTGGGCCCTGAACACCCTGATTGCCAAGGGAAAATCCACAGATTGGATGGTCCACATGCTGGGCCAGGCTGCCGGGGGTGTTACCAATGCCACCCATGGCATGACTCTGGCTGCCGTTTCCCTGCCTTACTACCGGTTCATCCTGAAGGACGGGCTGCCCAAATTCGTGCGGTTCGCCAAAGTGGTATGGGATGTGCGGCCGGAAGGCAAGACCGATGAGGAAATCGCCAAGGAAGGGCTGGAAAAGATGGAAGACTGGATGCAGCAGCTGGGTCTGGTACTGCACCTGAAAGATCTGGGCGCCACGGAAGACATGCTGGACGACCTGGTGAACGGTACGCTGATCCTGACCGGCGGCTACCGGGTACTGACGAAAGAAGAAATCCGGGAAATCTTCCGCCGGGCGATGTGA
- a CDS encoding MBL fold metallo-hydrolase — protein MTRREFILACLGLLAATAAGGVYRYLHLPQFGELPTGDRLRRMQASPHYHGDHFENLVPVPVMSQKEGERENRFTATWKFLFGDKKGLWPDGSLPSEKTNLKALPRQQDAVVWLGHSSFYVQLGGYRILIDPVFSSFASPLWFVNKAFPGSNVYTADDFPDIDVLAISHDHWDHLDYPTVKALLPKVRQVVCPLGVGAYLEQWGFAPKIIHEEDWDTEIRLADTLTVHILPSQHFSGRFLKQNPTLWCGMAFLTPERSLYYTGDGGYGSHFKAIGKKFGGFDCVLAENGQYNLAWHAIHMLPEETARAAEDVGAKLVIPAHNSKFALARHPWQEPMEKLRQASRGKAYRLLTPEIGALVLLDRPSDSGAWWKG, from the coding sequence ATGACGAGACGTGAATTCATCCTGGCCTGTCTGGGCCTTTTGGCCGCTACCGCGGCGGGCGGAGTCTACCGGTATCTGCATCTGCCCCAGTTCGGCGAGCTGCCCACCGGCGACCGGCTGCGGCGCATGCAGGCTTCCCCCCATTACCACGGGGACCATTTCGAGAACCTGGTACCGGTGCCGGTCATGTCGCAGAAAGAAGGAGAACGGGAAAATCGTTTCACGGCCACCTGGAAATTCCTGTTCGGTGATAAAAAGGGGCTCTGGCCCGACGGGTCCCTGCCTTCGGAAAAGACGAACCTGAAGGCCCTGCCCCGGCAGCAGGACGCCGTGGTGTGGCTGGGCCATTCCAGCTTTTACGTGCAGCTGGGCGGGTACCGCATCCTCATCGACCCGGTGTTCAGCAGCTTCGCTTCCCCCCTCTGGTTCGTGAACAAGGCTTTTCCCGGTTCCAACGTGTATACGGCCGATGATTTCCCGGACATTGATGTGCTGGCAATCAGCCACGACCACTGGGATCACCTGGATTACCCTACGGTGAAGGCTCTTCTGCCTAAGGTCCGTCAGGTGGTCTGCCCCCTGGGTGTGGGTGCCTATCTGGAGCAGTGGGGCTTTGCTCCCAAGATCATCCACGAGGAGGACTGGGATACGGAGATCCGGCTGGCAGATACGCTGACGGTCCACATCCTGCCCTCCCAGCATTTTTCGGGACGTTTCTTAAAACAGAACCCCACGCTGTGGTGCGGCATGGCTTTTCTCACCCCGGAACGCAGCCTCTACTATACGGGGGATGGGGGCTACGGCAGTCATTTCAAGGCCATTGGGAAAAAGTTCGGCGGGTTCGATTGTGTGCTGGCGGAAAACGGGCAGTACAACCTGGCCTGGCATGCCATCCACATGCTGCCGGAAGAAACGGCCCGGGCCGCAGAAGACGTGGGAGCAAAACTGGTCATTCCCGCTCACAACAGCAAATTCGCCCTGGCCCGTCATCCCTGGCAGGAACCCATGGAAAAACTGCGGCAAGCCAGCCGGGGGAAAGCGTACCGCCTGTTGACCCCGGAAATCGGGGCCCTGGTGCTGTTGGACAGACCGTCCGATTCCGGGGCGTGGTGGAAAGGGTAA
- the uvrA gene encoding excinuclease ABC subunit UvrA, with translation MNEDVIVIQGARQHNLKNISLNIPRNKLVVITGLSGSGKSSLAFDTIYAEGQRRYVESLSAYARQFLGQMDKPDVDYIGGLSPAISIDQKTTSRNPRSTVGTVTEIYDYLRLLFARIGIPHCPQCGKVIERQSPQQIADKVLELPEGTKFMILAPVVRGRKGEHKNILETVRRAGYVRVKVDDHLYTLDEEIQLDKKKKHSISVVVDRLVARPGLGSRLTDSLETALKLGEGTVAIEEIGGETHVYSEKFACAECGISLPEIEPRLFSFNAPYGACPDCMGLGQHMEFDPDLIIPDKTRPFDQGAIAAVSSNVKSYFLCQLAAVLKSRGYSLQNCWKDLPRKFQQQLLEGIPDEIFTFSYQNLMGEINEHNTPFEGIIPVLKRRLKEAMSESQRLDYESFMTAIECSTCHGARLRPEVLGITVDGKNIQQVCRMPVRECLAFFNGLQLSDRDAFIAKQILKEIRARLSFLNNVGLDYLTLDRAAATLSGGEAQRIRLATQIGSGLVGVLYILDEPSIGLHQRDNDKLLETLKNLRDMGNTLIVVEHDEDTMRAADQIIDIGPGAGENGGYVVAQGTADEISQVPESITGQYLSGRKKIPVPQERRKGNGKQLTIKGARANNLKDIDVSIPLGTLTVVTGVSGSGKSTLINDILYKALAKKLMGARERPLAHDRINGIQHIDKVINIDQSPIGRTPRSNPATYTGTFDLIRTLFSTTNDAKLRGYKPGRFSFNVKGGRCEACHGDGMLKIEMNFLPDVYVPCEVCKGTRYNRDTLEVRYKGKNIAEVLDMTVSEACQYFSNQQRILRKLQVLEDVGLGYIRLGQAATTLSGGEAQRVKLATELAKVNTGRTLYILDEPTTGLHMADVHKLLEVLQRLVDAGSTVVVIEHNLDVIKSADWLIDLGPEGGDRGGTVIATGTPEQVAQVPESYTGQYVKKVLE, from the coding sequence ATGAATGAAGATGTCATTGTAATCCAGGGGGCGCGGCAGCACAACCTGAAGAATATATCCCTGAACATCCCCCGGAACAAACTGGTGGTGATCACCGGTCTGTCCGGCAGCGGGAAATCCTCCCTGGCCTTTGATACCATCTATGCGGAAGGCCAGCGCCGGTACGTGGAAAGCCTGTCGGCCTATGCCCGGCAGTTCCTGGGACAGATGGACAAACCGGATGTGGACTATATCGGGGGACTGTCCCCGGCCATTTCCATCGACCAGAAGACCACCAGCCGGAACCCCCGGTCCACGGTGGGAACGGTAACGGAGATCTACGACTATCTCCGGCTGCTGTTTGCCCGGATCGGGATCCCCCATTGTCCCCAGTGCGGGAAAGTCATCGAACGCCAGTCCCCCCAGCAGATTGCCGACAAGGTGCTGGAATTGCCGGAAGGAACCAAATTCATGATCCTGGCACCGGTGGTGCGGGGCCGGAAAGGGGAACACAAAAACATCCTGGAAACCGTCCGCCGGGCAGGATACGTGCGGGTGAAGGTGGATGACCACCTGTATACCCTGGATGAGGAAATCCAGCTGGACAAAAAGAAGAAACACTCCATTTCCGTGGTGGTGGACCGGCTGGTGGCCCGGCCGGGACTGGGAAGCCGGCTCACCGATTCCCTGGAAACCGCTTTGAAACTGGGAGAAGGGACCGTGGCCATCGAAGAGATCGGAGGTGAGACCCATGTGTACAGCGAAAAGTTCGCCTGTGCGGAATGCGGCATCAGCCTGCCGGAAATCGAACCCCGGCTGTTTTCTTTCAACGCACCCTATGGCGCCTGCCCGGACTGCATGGGCCTGGGACAGCATATGGAGTTCGATCCGGATCTGATCATCCCGGACAAGACCAGACCCTTTGACCAGGGGGCCATTGCGGCGGTCAGCTCCAATGTGAAATCCTATTTTCTCTGCCAGCTGGCGGCGGTGCTGAAAAGCCGGGGCTATTCCCTCCAGAACTGCTGGAAGGATCTGCCCAGGAAGTTCCAGCAGCAGCTTCTGGAAGGGATCCCGGACGAAATCTTCACCTTTTCCTACCAGAATCTCATGGGGGAAATCAACGAACACAATACACCCTTTGAAGGGATCATCCCGGTCTTGAAACGGCGGCTGAAAGAGGCCATGAGTGAAAGCCAGCGGCTGGACTATGAATCCTTCATGACCGCCATCGAATGTTCCACCTGCCATGGGGCCCGGCTTCGTCCGGAAGTCCTGGGCATCACCGTGGATGGAAAGAACATCCAGCAGGTGTGCCGGATGCCGGTGCGGGAATGTCTGGCTTTCTTCAACGGACTGCAGCTGTCGGATCGGGACGCCTTCATTGCCAAACAGATCCTGAAGGAAATCCGGGCCCGGCTGAGCTTTTTGAACAATGTGGGGCTGGATTACCTGACCCTGGACCGGGCGGCGGCCACCCTGTCCGGCGGGGAAGCCCAGCGGATCCGGCTGGCCACCCAGATTGGTTCCGGTCTGGTGGGGGTGCTGTACATCCTGGATGAACCCAGTATCGGCCTGCACCAGCGGGACAATGACAAGCTGCTGGAAACTCTGAAGAATCTCCGGGACATGGGAAACACCCTGATTGTGGTGGAACATGACGAGGACACCATGCGGGCGGCGGACCAGATCATCGACATCGGACCGGGAGCCGGGGAAAACGGCGGCTATGTGGTAGCCCAGGGCACGGCGGATGAAATCAGCCAGGTGCCGGAATCCATTACCGGCCAGTATCTCAGCGGCCGGAAAAAGATTCCGGTGCCCCAAGAGCGGCGGAAAGGAAACGGGAAACAACTCACCATCAAGGGAGCCCGGGCCAACAACCTGAAGGACATCGATGTGTCCATTCCTCTGGGGACCCTGACGGTGGTCACCGGGGTCAGCGGCAGCGGCAAAAGCACCCTGATCAACGATATTCTGTACAAGGCTCTGGCCAAAAAGCTCATGGGAGCCCGGGAACGGCCACTGGCCCATGACCGGATCAACGGAATCCAGCACATCGACAAGGTGATCAACATCGACCAGAGCCCCATTGGCCGGACGCCCCGGTCCAACCCGGCCACCTACACCGGCACCTTCGACCTGATCCGGACCCTGTTCAGTACCACCAATGATGCCAAACTCCGGGGCTACAAGCCGGGCCGGTTCAGCTTCAACGTGAAGGGGGGACGGTGCGAGGCCTGCCATGGGGACGGGATGCTGAAAATCGAGATGAACTTCCTGCCGGATGTGTATGTGCCCTGCGAAGTGTGCAAAGGCACCCGGTACAACCGGGATACCCTGGAAGTCCGCTACAAGGGCAAGAACATTGCGGAAGTCCTGGATATGACCGTCAGCGAGGCCTGTCAGTATTTCAGCAACCAGCAGCGGATCCTCCGGAAGCTTCAGGTGCTGGAAGACGTGGGCCTGGGGTACATCCGTCTGGGCCAGGCGGCCACCACCCTGTCCGGCGGGGAAGCCCAGCGGGTGAAACTGGCCACGGAACTGGCCAAGGTGAACACCGGACGGACCCTGTATATCCTGGACGAACCCACCACCGGCCTCCACATGGCCGATGTGCACAAACTGCTGGAAGTGCTCCAGCGGCTGGTGGATGCGGGCAGTACCGTGGTGGTCATCGAGCACAACCTGGACGTGATCAAAAGTGCTGACTGGCTCATCGACCTGGGGCCGGAAGGGGGCGACCGGGGCGGCACGGTGATTGCCACCGGGACCCCGGAACAGGTGGCCCAGGTGCCGGAATCCTACACCGGCCAGTATGTAAAGAAGGTACTGGAATGA
- a CDS encoding LysR family transcriptional regulator, producing MELRVLRYFLEVARQGNITRAAEALHVTQPTLSRQLQDLEKELGAPLFIRSKRRIELTEAGLFLKARAEEMTTLEEKTLDQFAHLEEFVAGDVYIGGGETEAMKLVMEALTPLGRAYPQVHFHFYSGNEEQTIDGLQRGTLDFGLLCLETPPEGVVYRKIPYDDTWGIYLRKDHPLARKDAITAADIAGESVILSRQLLNNHIFNHWLGIEAEKLNVRATYNLIYNAAFLAEQRMGLLFSFGGLLALDGDHHSQLTFRPLQPALHSHNYLIWKENQVFSRAAGVVHARLEEVFGPHN from the coding sequence ATGGAACTTCGTGTATTGCGGTATTTTCTGGAGGTGGCGCGGCAGGGGAACATCACCCGGGCGGCAGAGGCACTCCACGTGACCCAGCCCACCCTTTCCCGGCAGCTCCAGGATCTGGAAAAGGAACTGGGAGCGCCGCTGTTCATCCGGTCCAAACGCCGGATAGAACTGACGGAAGCCGGGCTTTTTCTCAAGGCCCGGGCTGAGGAAATGACCACCCTGGAAGAAAAGACACTGGACCAGTTCGCCCATCTGGAGGAGTTCGTGGCCGGAGATGTGTACATCGGCGGCGGGGAGACGGAGGCCATGAAGCTGGTGATGGAGGCCCTGACGCCCCTGGGCCGTGCCTATCCCCAGGTCCATTTCCATTTTTACAGTGGCAACGAGGAACAGACCATTGACGGGCTGCAGCGGGGGACGCTGGATTTCGGGCTCCTGTGCCTGGAGACGCCGCCGGAAGGGGTGGTGTACCGCAAAATCCCCTATGACGATACCTGGGGAATCTATCTGCGCAAGGATCATCCTCTGGCCCGGAAGGACGCCATTACCGCGGCTGATATTGCCGGAGAGTCGGTTATCCTGTCCCGCCAGCTGCTGAACAATCATATCTTCAACCACTGGCTGGGAATCGAGGCGGAGAAGCTGAACGTGCGGGCCACATACAATCTGATCTATAATGCAGCTTTCCTTGCGGAGCAGCGCATGGGTCTGCTGTTTTCTTTTGGGGGATTGCTGGCCCTGGATGGGGATCATCATTCCCAGCTGACCTTCCGGCCGCTGCAGCCGGCCCTGCATTCTCATAACTACCTGATCTGGAAGGAGAATCAGGTCTTTTCCCGGGCTGCCGGCGTGGTCCATGCCCGGCTGGAGGAAGTGTTCGGACCTCACAATTAA
- a CDS encoding LysR family transcriptional regulator — translation MLELNQLEQLLTFARCGTLSAAAEELHLSQPALSRSMQRLEAELSVPLFTRQKNRIVLNENGELAVEYARKVVEDALDMKEKLVAQERARHTIFVGSCAPAPLWTLLPQISAACPDMTITSEIRNLDRLQKSLEDHTYQLVVLPFAPKDPKLLCRKLGEEHLYFTLPPAHPLANRKSLHLADLDGETMLLRPNLGFWGPIVKQAMPRTKFLVQDNEAFNELVKFSILPSFVTDLSLRREGPPPDRVVVPIDDPCVQITYYACCEKKLAKRLKLGL, via the coding sequence ATGCTTGAATTGAATCAGCTGGAACAGCTGCTGACTTTTGCCCGCTGCGGCACCCTTTCCGCCGCAGCCGAGGAACTCCATCTTTCCCAGCCGGCCCTGAGCCGCTCCATGCAACGCCTGGAAGCCGAGCTATCCGTGCCCCTGTTTACCCGGCAGAAGAACCGGATCGTGTTGAACGAAAACGGGGAACTGGCCGTGGAATACGCCCGGAAAGTGGTGGAAGACGCCCTGGATATGAAGGAAAAACTGGTGGCCCAGGAACGGGCCCGGCATACGATCTTCGTGGGTTCCTGTGCCCCGGCGCCTCTGTGGACCCTGCTACCCCAAATCTCTGCCGCCTGTCCGGATATGACCATCACGTCCGAAATTCGGAATCTGGACCGTCTGCAGAAAAGCCTGGAAGACCACACCTACCAGCTGGTGGTGCTACCCTTCGCTCCGAAGGACCCGAAGCTTCTCTGCCGCAAGCTGGGTGAAGAACATCTGTACTTCACCCTGCCGCCCGCCCATCCCCTGGCCAACCGGAAGAGCCTGCACCTGGCCGACCTGGACGGAGAGACCATGCTGCTGCGTCCTAACCTGGGTTTCTGGGGCCCCATCGTGAAGCAGGCCATGCCCCGTACGAAATTCCTGGTCCAGGATAACGAAGCCTTCAACGAACTGGTGAAGTTCTCCATCCTGCCCTCTTTCGTCACCGACCTGAGTCTGCGCCGGGAAGGGCCGCCCCCGGACCGGGTGGTGGTCCCCATCGACGACCCCTGCGTGCAAATCACCTATTACGCCTGCTGTGAGAAGAAGCTGGCGAAGCGGCTGAAACTGGGATTGTAG
- a CDS encoding alpha/beta hydrolase, whose product MNGKKKLQRVLAMAVLGMTCALGVFGAEAQAAPQTKQAKAAVQTKEQGGSPLKLTKEWDKVFPESKEVNHRKVTFRNRYGIELAADLYEPKNVKGKLAAIAVSGPFGAVKEQASGLYAQEMAKRGFLTIAFDPSFTGESGGVNGVRNVASPDINTEDFSAAVDFLSNEKDVDPNRIGLIGICGWGGMALNDAAIDTRVKATVVSTMYDMSRVMANGYFDYTKDAATLKKERMVSRRALNAQRTEDFRTGTFKRAGGVVDPLPADAPQFVKDYYAYYKTKRGYHPRSLNSNEGWNATSALSFMNMPLLSYADEIESAVLVIHGEKAHSRYFGEDAFKKLKGDNKELLIIPGANHTDLYDNLEKIPFDTMTAFFQKYLK is encoded by the coding sequence ATGAACGGAAAAAAGAAGCTGCAGCGGGTCCTGGCAATGGCTGTGCTGGGGATGACCTGTGCCCTGGGGGTATTTGGGGCAGAGGCCCAGGCGGCTCCACAGACGAAACAGGCTAAGGCAGCCGTCCAGACGAAGGAACAGGGAGGAAGTCCATTGAAACTGACAAAGGAATGGGATAAGGTATTTCCAGAAAGCAAAGAAGTGAATCATCGGAAAGTGACGTTCCGCAATCGGTATGGCATCGAGCTGGCTGCCGATCTGTACGAGCCGAAAAATGTGAAGGGCAAACTGGCCGCTATCGCCGTCAGCGGACCTTTTGGGGCGGTCAAGGAGCAGGCTTCCGGTCTGTATGCCCAGGAAATGGCCAAACGGGGCTTTTTGACTATCGCCTTCGATCCCTCCTTTACGGGCGAGAGCGGGGGTGTGAACGGGGTGCGCAATGTGGCGTCTCCGGACATCAATACCGAAGATTTTTCCGCTGCGGTGGATTTCCTGTCCAATGAAAAAGACGTGGACCCCAACCGGATCGGCCTGATTGGCATCTGCGGCTGGGGCGGCATGGCACTTAACGATGCGGCCATCGATACCCGGGTCAAGGCCACGGTGGTTTCCACCATGTACGATATGAGCCGGGTGATGGCCAACGGATATTTCGATTATACGAAAGATGCCGCCACCCTGAAAAAGGAGCGGATGGTAAGTCGCAGGGCTCTCAATGCCCAGCGGACGGAAGACTTCCGCACGGGTACGTTCAAACGGGCCGGAGGCGTGGTGGATCCGTTACCGGCCGATGCTCCCCAGTTCGTGAAAGATTACTATGCCTACTACAAGACGAAACGCGGGTACCATCCCCGCAGCCTGAATTCCAACGAAGGCTGGAATGCCACTAGTGCCCTGTCCTTCATGAATATGCCGCTGCTTTCCTATGCGGATGAAATCGAAAGTGCCGTGCTGGTCATCCACGGGGAAAAGGCCCATTCCCGGTACTTCGGAGAAGATGCTTTCAAGAAGCTGAAAGGCGATAACAAAGAACTGCTGATCATCCCGGGGGCCAATCATACGGATCTCTACGACAATCTGGAAAAGATTCCCTTCGATACAATGACGGCATTCTTCCAGAAGTATTTGAAGTGA
- the rd gene encoding rubredoxin, translated as MKKYVCDVCGYVYDEAAGDPEHNIAPGTKFEDLPEDWVCPICGVGKDQFSEEA; from the coding sequence ATGAAAAAATACGTTTGTGACGTTTGCGGTTATGTATATGATGAAGCTGCCGGTGATCCGGAACACAACATTGCTCCCGGCACCAAATTCGAAGATCTGCCGGAAGATTGGGTCTGCCCCATCTGCGGCGTAGGCAAAGATCAGTTCTCCGAAGAAGCCTAA
- the uvrC gene encoding excinuclease ABC subunit UvrC, producing the protein MNDAIKETLAVLPNAPGVYIMHDASGKVIYVGKAVILKNRVRSYFRPASQVSPKVRAINAHVASIETIVTASEMEALILECNLIKKYRPRYNIDLKDDKTYPYLKITVGEAYPRMVLTRRVLKDGARYYGPFADAGALRDTMKLIRTMFPLRHCRNLNAKRPCLQYHLHRCLAPCTGKVPVSEYRQMVDAVLLLLDGKVTQLEKDLTAKMQQASDNLEFEAAARYRDSLLSLRKLAEKQKATTESGDRDVVGLAMDDSGVCVQVFFIRSGKILGRDSFFLDQEIGEPDGEVLGDFLKQYYHENHRPPREILVSAELADSDRTLLGQWLSSLCEKPVNLLVPQRGLKHDLVLMAVNNAKKNLEERLRRGHASGQTGLDAAEQLQKALGLAKPLERMDCFDISHNQGRETVASMVVFRDGVPSKKDYRRYKLRSTEGKPDDFKSMQEVVYRRYRDLEDLPSLIIIDGGKGQLSSACEVIRGLGITPEEVPVIGLAKREEEIFKEGAHTSILLDKMSPALHLIQHIRDEAHRFAITYHRKRLGKRNLVSVLDHLEGLGPKRRAALWKRFGSLDAMRQASVEDLAAVDTMNRTVAERVHTFLQGSLLEKTALLETGAGTKEK; encoded by the coding sequence ATGAACGATGCCATCAAAGAGACCCTGGCGGTGCTGCCCAACGCCCCGGGGGTCTACATCATGCACGATGCCTCCGGCAAGGTGATCTATGTGGGGAAGGCGGTGATCCTGAAGAACCGGGTGCGCAGTTATTTCCGCCCGGCCAGCCAGGTGTCCCCCAAGGTCCGGGCCATCAACGCCCATGTGGCCTCCATTGAAACCATTGTCACCGCCAGTGAGATGGAAGCCCTGATCCTGGAGTGCAACCTGATCAAGAAGTACCGGCCCCGGTACAACATCGATCTGAAGGACGACAAGACCTATCCCTATCTGAAGATCACCGTAGGGGAAGCCTATCCCCGGATGGTGCTCACCCGGCGGGTGCTGAAGGACGGGGCCCGGTATTACGGGCCCTTTGCCGACGCGGGAGCCCTCCGGGACACCATGAAACTGATCCGGACCATGTTCCCCCTGCGCCACTGCCGGAACCTGAACGCCAAACGGCCCTGTCTCCAGTACCATCTCCACCGGTGCCTGGCCCCCTGTACGGGGAAGGTGCCGGTCAGTGAATATCGGCAGATGGTGGATGCCGTCCTGCTGCTCCTGGACGGGAAGGTGACCCAGCTGGAAAAAGATCTCACCGCCAAGATGCAGCAGGCTTCGGACAACCTGGAATTCGAGGCGGCGGCCCGGTACCGGGATTCTCTGCTGAGCCTCCGGAAACTGGCGGAAAAACAGAAGGCCACCACCGAAAGCGGCGACCGGGATGTGGTGGGACTGGCCATGGATGACAGCGGAGTCTGCGTCCAGGTGTTCTTCATCCGCAGCGGAAAGATCCTGGGCCGGGACAGCTTTTTCCTGGATCAGGAAATCGGTGAGCCGGATGGGGAAGTGCTGGGGGATTTCCTGAAGCAGTACTACCACGAAAACCACCGGCCGCCCCGGGAAATCCTGGTCAGTGCCGAACTGGCCGACAGTGACCGGACCCTGCTGGGGCAGTGGCTGAGCAGTCTTTGCGAAAAGCCGGTGAACCTGCTGGTGCCCCAGCGGGGACTGAAGCACGACCTGGTGCTTATGGCCGTGAACAACGCAAAAAAGAACCTGGAAGAAAGGCTGCGCCGGGGCCATGCTTCTGGCCAGACCGGCCTGGATGCGGCGGAACAGCTCCAGAAAGCCCTGGGACTGGCCAAACCGCTGGAACGGATGGACTGTTTCGATATTTCCCACAACCAGGGCCGGGAAACCGTGGCCTCCATGGTGGTGTTCCGGGACGGGGTCCCCAGCAAGAAGGACTACCGGCGGTACAAACTCCGGTCCACGGAAGGCAAGCCTGATGACTTCAAATCCATGCAGGAAGTTGTGTACCGGCGGTACCGGGATCTGGAGGATCTGCCCAGCCTGATCATCATCGACGGGGGCAAGGGGCAGCTCAGTTCCGCCTGTGAGGTGATCCGGGGGCTGGGCATCACTCCGGAGGAAGTCCCTGTGATCGGGCTGGCCAAGCGGGAAGAGGAAATCTTCAAGGAAGGGGCCCACACCAGCATCCTGCTGGACAAAATGTCCCCGGCCCTGCACCTGATCCAGCATATCCGGGACGAAGCCCACCGGTTTGCCATTACCTACCATCGGAAGCGGCTGGGGAAACGGAACCTGGTGTCGGTCCTGGACCATCTGGAGGGACTGGGGCCCAAGCGCCGGGCGGCCCTGTGGAAACGGTTCGGGTCCCTGGATGCCATGCGCCAGGCCTCGGTGGAGGATCTGGCAGCAGTGGACACCATGAACCGGACTGTAGCCGAGCGGGTCCATACCTTTCTCCAGGGCAGCCTGCTGGAAAAAACGGCGCTGCTGGAAACGGGAGCCGGCACAAAAGAAAAATAA